A genomic window from Denticeps clupeoides chromosome 11, fDenClu1.1, whole genome shotgun sequence includes:
- the tas2r202 gene encoding taste receptor, type 2, member 202, with protein MLLTTAHKMGMWILTGFLGVLTIFFNTYILLMGLRNYRQSHHWTPCETIITGLALQNVAHQVFSYFWMSMDQLDHECKYRILYAVLTVIVLSLKFSIMWTTAFLVFYYATKLVIEPIHCYTRIQEVILKHVLTVVIVIPICGFSICVPLITTITAENITWLDDCSIMPEDFVGQMYGGFCVLVSDVIPGVLIFKSSISITVHLAIHLQHMKASTNGFHTPKLGSEMRVIRMNLFLVVIFLSFLIVDIYSHYVILMKDENLLSLTVLFSSMYTSLCALVLIYGKKTFWKNLLHLYNLFLDDYPCLGCLKVPETKRVHNQAPHH; from the coding sequence ATGTTGCTGACCACAGCCCACAAGATGGGTATGTGGATTCTGACCGGCTTCCTGGGTGTCCTGACGATATTTTTCAACACTTACATCTTACTAATGGGCCTCAGAAACTACAGACAGAGCCACCACTGGACACCTTGTGAGACCATCATCACCGGCCTGGCCCTGCAAAACGTGGCGCATCAAGTTTTCTCCTACTTCTGGATGAGCATGGATCAACTGGACCATGAGTGCAAGTACAGGATACTGTATGCAGTTTTAACAGTAATCGTGCTGAGCCTGAAGTTCTCCATTATGTGGACTACGGCCTTCCTCGTATTCTACTATGCCACCAAGCTAGTGATTGAACCCATTCACTGCTACACCAGGATCCAGGAGGTCATCCTCAAACATGTCCTGACTGTGGTGATTGTCATCCCAATTTGTGGGTTTTCCATCTGTGTCCCTCTGATCACAACCATAACCGCTGAGAACATCACCTGGTTGGACGATTGCTCCATTATGCCAGAGGACTTTGTAGGTCAAATGTATGGTGGGTTCTGTGTGCTGGTTTCAGACGTCATTCCAGGGGTGCTGATATTCAAGAGCAGCATCTCCATCACCGTGCACCTGGCCATCCACCTCCAGCACATGAAGGCCAGCACCAACGGGTTCCACACGCCCAAGCTCGGCTCAGAGATGCGGGTCATCCGCATGAACCTCTTCCTGGTggtcatttttctttctttcctgatTGTTGATATCTATTCACACTATGTAATCCTGATGAAGGATGAGAACCTCCTGTCCTTGACTGTTCTTTTCTCCTCCATGTACACCTCCCTCTGTGCCCTAGTGCTGATATATGGAAAGAAGACGTTTTGGAAGAACCTCCTGCATTTGTACAACCTCTTCCTGGACGATTATCCCTGCTTAGGCTGTCTGAAGGTGCCGGAGACCAAACGAGTCCACAACCAGGCTCCCCATCATTGA